A stretch of the Gemmatimonadota bacterium genome encodes the following:
- a CDS encoding TetR/AcrR family transcriptional regulator yields the protein MAVDMTPAPVRRGKRSREESGRGALVAHAVQLMSAEGIHGMSIGALARRSGYTKGGVMAHFETKEELVVSALEEAVTMARGFFREELRDAATPGDRLARTLDAYGKYWMSGLFEGGCPFVNLAVHAVDGESAVGRALHGAARTFVEDFAGVVRLGQATGAFHAGADAQAAGARIMALCVGCGWFYRMTGDGSIFARTQPALMGVLAELHASVPEKVR from the coding sequence ATGGCCGTGGACATGACCCCAGCACCCGTTCGCCGGGGCAAGCGCTCCCGCGAGGAGAGCGGCCGGGGCGCACTGGTCGCGCACGCGGTCCAGTTGATGTCCGCGGAAGGAATCCACGGAATGTCGATCGGCGCGCTCGCCCGGCGCTCGGGTTACACCAAGGGCGGCGTGATGGCGCACTTCGAGACGAAAGAGGAACTCGTTGTCTCCGCGCTGGAAGAAGCCGTCACGATGGCGCGCGGCTTCTTTCGTGAAGAACTCCGCGACGCGGCCACCCCCGGGGACAGACTTGCGCGCACACTCGACGCGTACGGGAAGTACTGGATGTCGGGGCTCTTCGAGGGCGGCTGTCCGTTCGTGAATCTCGCGGTTCACGCGGTGGACGGGGAGAGCGCCGTCGGGCGCGCGCTTCACGGCGCAGCCCGGACATTCGTGGAGGACTTCGCGGGGGTTGTGCGGCTCGGGCAGGCCACCGGCGCGTTTCACGCAGGCGCGGATGCCCAGGCCGCCGGCGCGAGGATCATGGCGCTCTGCGTCGGGTGCGGATGGTTCTATCGGATGACCGGCGACGGGTCCATCTTCGCCCGGACACAACCCGCGCTGATGGGAGTCCTCGCGGAACTGCACGCGTCGGTGCCCGAGAAGGTCCGCTAG
- a CDS encoding helix-turn-helix domain-containing protein, translating into MENNIERSVNGIMDITEAADYLHIKKWTLYRLVKRGKIPGIKVGGQWRFKKEVLDEMFATE; encoded by the coding sequence ATGGAGAACAACATCGAACGCAGCGTCAACGGCATCATGGATATTACGGAAGCCGCTGACTACCTTCACATCAAGAAGTGGACCCTTTACCGACTGGTGAAGCGTGGCAAGATTCCCGGGATCAAGGTCGGGGGCCAGTGGCGCTTCAAGAAGGAAGTTCTCGACGAGATGTTCGCGACGGAATAG
- a CDS encoding LysM peptidoglycan-binding domain-containing protein produces the protein MNRITKQFGLLAALVAGALVCGGFAATDARAWDVSGADYLTEEEYKDLSGDEATAYCEALGREIDIQNDNAEAANASMPGVGKDVAALKSQLAALTASNEAAESEVAELAAALAERKALPRSYTVVPGDFLIRISGMQRIYGSEDRWKRIYRGNRDGIDDPNRIFPGQVFSIPRGSPDTHVVIEGESLQRIAAYWEVLGSAAAWELLYEANRGQISDPDLIHPGMVLTIP, from the coding sequence ATGAACCGAATCACGAAGCAGTTCGGACTCCTGGCGGCGCTGGTCGCGGGCGCTCTCGTATGCGGAGGCTTTGCCGCAACGGACGCACGCGCCTGGGATGTCTCCGGGGCGGATTACCTGACGGAAGAGGAGTACAAGGATCTCTCGGGAGACGAAGCGACCGCATACTGCGAGGCGCTTGGTCGCGAGATCGACATCCAGAACGACAACGCCGAAGCGGCGAACGCGTCGATGCCGGGAGTCGGCAAAGATGTGGCCGCGTTGAAGAGCCAGCTGGCGGCGCTGACCGCATCCAACGAAGCGGCCGAGAGCGAGGTGGCCGAACTGGCGGCGGCGCTCGCGGAACGGAAGGCGCTTCCGCGTTCGTACACGGTGGTGCCGGGCGACTTCCTCATTCGCATTTCCGGGATGCAGCGAATCTACGGGAGCGAAGACCGCTGGAAGCGGATTTACCGGGGCAACCGGGATGGCATCGACGACCCGAACCGGATCTTCCCGGGACAGGTGTTTTCGATTCCCCGCGGTAGTCCGGATACGCATGTTGTGATCGAAGGCGAGAGCCTTCAGCGGATCGCGGCCTACTGGGAGGTTCTCGGGTCGGCGGCGGCATGGGAACTTCTCTACGAGGCGAATCGAGGCCAGATCTCCGATCCGGACCTGATTCACCCTGGGATGGTTCTCACGATTCCCTAA
- a CDS encoding NAD(P)H-binding protein: MKIIVAAPEGKLSHSLVSMLIDTGAEVVALSENPAGVQDLIDRGLLVRKGSPENASFVKRALRLADILFWATPAGAGEKNPRAYQNRLGRIAAEAIRANEIPRVINLSAFGAHLSRGAGHANGLHDVEILLNQASKNITHLRPVLLMEDLIWSLDSIRDEGTLYLPLSGGAQIPMIAGRDVVLSVVARILDSSWVGQSVQELYGPEDLTPDRCAEVLTEALGCRVCHVRVEGDEARRRLAARGIGLEVCNQLLEYFSGMESRRITTGVPVSQQVVTSTNFARFVERRVQSKAGVASPRT; the protein is encoded by the coding sequence ATGAAGATCATCGTTGCTGCCCCTGAAGGAAAGCTCAGCCATTCGCTGGTGTCCATGCTGATCGACACCGGCGCCGAAGTGGTCGCCCTCTCAGAAAACCCCGCGGGAGTTCAGGATCTCATTGATCGTGGACTGCTCGTGCGGAAAGGAAGCCCGGAGAACGCTTCCTTTGTGAAGAGAGCCCTGCGACTTGCGGACATTCTCTTCTGGGCCACGCCCGCAGGGGCGGGAGAGAAGAACCCGCGCGCCTACCAGAACAGACTGGGTCGAATCGCCGCCGAAGCGATCCGCGCCAACGAGATCCCCCGCGTCATCAACCTGTCCGCCTTTGGAGCCCACCTGAGTCGTGGCGCAGGCCACGCCAACGGGTTGCACGATGTCGAAATACTCCTGAATCAGGCATCGAAGAACATCACGCACTTAAGACCCGTCCTCCTCATGGAGGATCTTATCTGGAGTCTCGACTCCATCCGGGACGAAGGGACGCTCTACCTGCCGCTTTCAGGCGGGGCGCAGATCCCGATGATTGCCGGCCGGGATGTCGTCCTGTCGGTGGTGGCGCGGATACTGGACAGCAGTTGGGTGGGACAGTCCGTGCAGGAACTGTATGGCCCGGAGGATCTCACCCCCGACCGGTGCGCGGAGGTCCTCACCGAGGCGTTGGGGTGCCGGGTCTGCCATGTGAGGGTCGAGGGGGACGAGGCTCGCAGGAGGTTGGCGGCTCGCGGCATCGGGCTGGAGGTCTGCAACCAGCTTCTGGAGTACTTCTCGGGAATGGAGAGCCGACGCATCACGACAGGCGTACCGGTCTCCCAGCAAGTGGTCACTTCCACGAACTTCGCACGGTTTGTGGAACGGAGGGTGCAATCGAAGGCCGGGGTGGCGTCCCCCCGGACCTGA
- a CDS encoding VanZ family protein, whose protein sequence is MRLPLARRRAITESTASRPGRIPGWLPPLLWAAVILGASSVQDLRTTHEGIAIRDKLAHFGEYFVFGWLLSGTFDRQAWTPRRAFAWTLFFGALMGALDEFYQGFVPGRQQDPFDFLADTLGAAAGWYFSREEKSVGSVCGTARDS, encoded by the coding sequence ATGCGGCTCCCTCTGGCCCGGAGGCGTGCCATTACCGAGTCGACTGCATCACGGCCAGGGCGCATTCCCGGCTGGCTTCCGCCCCTTCTCTGGGCGGCGGTGATTCTGGGAGCGTCGTCCGTTCAGGATCTTCGCACGACTCACGAAGGCATCGCCATTCGCGACAAACTCGCGCACTTCGGCGAGTATTTTGTGTTCGGCTGGCTGCTGAGCGGGACTTTCGATCGTCAGGCGTGGACCCCGCGCCGGGCGTTCGCCTGGACGCTGTTCTTCGGTGCGCTCATGGGGGCGCTGGACGAGTTCTATCAGGGATTCGTCCCGGGGAGGCAGCAGGACCCGTTCGATTTTCTGGCCGACACCCTCGGGGCGGCCGCAGGGTGGTACTTCAGTCGGGAGGAGAAGTCCGTTGGCAGCGTTTGCGGCACCGCGCGGGACTCGTGA
- a CDS encoding PhoH family protein, with translation MSEQPGTDEGRRIHLGDLSPVSLFGLNDSNLRALRDLFDVTIVARGPDILLEGTPPEVDALAEVFDHLMSIVRDGRLVSAPDVRYAVRMVRDRNGSALESLNGAGSVRPFLGLRKDIRPKTVHQAEYLRAVEEHDLVFAVGPAGTGKTYLAVAAALSALNRREVDRILLVRPAVEAGESLGYLPGDFSEKVGPYLRPLYDALHEMIPSARVSKLLENETIEIAPLAYMRGRTLDNAFVILDEAQNTTLPQMKMFLTRLGTNSKAVITGDDTQIDLVRTSESGLLKIRYILRGVSGVRFTRFGEEDVVRHHLVQQIIHAFDEFYGRTDPNARGKRSAPEDSPPSEGGDSK, from the coding sequence TTGAGCGAGCAACCCGGGACCGACGAAGGTCGACGCATCCATCTGGGTGATCTGTCTCCCGTCAGCCTCTTCGGTCTGAACGATTCCAACCTTCGCGCCCTTCGGGACCTGTTCGATGTCACCATTGTGGCACGCGGGCCGGATATCCTGCTGGAGGGCACCCCGCCGGAGGTGGACGCGCTGGCAGAGGTCTTCGACCACCTCATGTCGATCGTGCGCGACGGGCGCCTCGTGAGTGCGCCGGATGTGCGCTATGCGGTTCGCATGGTCCGGGACCGAAACGGCAGTGCGCTGGAATCGCTCAACGGGGCGGGTTCCGTCCGGCCCTTCCTCGGGCTTCGCAAGGACATCCGGCCGAAGACCGTCCACCAGGCGGAGTATCTCCGTGCGGTGGAAGAGCACGACCTCGTGTTCGCGGTGGGTCCGGCGGGAACCGGCAAGACCTATCTGGCGGTCGCGGCCGCGCTTTCGGCGCTGAACCGACGGGAGGTGGACCGCATCCTCCTGGTTCGACCGGCGGTGGAGGCGGGCGAGAGCCTCGGCTACCTTCCGGGGGACTTTTCGGAGAAGGTCGGTCCGTATCTTCGCCCGCTCTATGACGCGCTGCACGAGATGATCCCGTCGGCACGCGTGAGCAAGTTGCTGGAGAACGAGACCATCGAGATTGCGCCGCTGGCGTACATGCGGGGCCGCACGCTGGACAACGCCTTCGTGATTCTGGACGAAGCGCAAAACACCACGCTCCCGCAGATGAAGATGTTCCTCACGCGGCTCGGCACGAACTCAAAGGCGGTCATCACGGGAGACGACACCCAGATTGATCTGGTGCGCACTTCGGAGTCCGGGCTGTTGAAGATCCGGTACATTCTTCGAGGGGTGAGCGGGGTTCGCTTCACCCGGTTCGGCGAGGAAGATGTGGTCCGGCATCATCTTGTGCAGCAGATCATTCATGCGTTCGACGAGTTCTACGGACGGACGGATCCGAATGCCCGGGGGAAGCGGTCCGCACCGGAAGACTCGCCACCATCGGAAGGCGGTGACTCGAAATAG
- a CDS encoding tetratricopeptide repeat protein has protein sequence MRRLWWFRTGWPRVAFLAALSPQAAIPPAPAPAAAGYLPAQEVIWSDMAQRRFLRDHCHAAYPAEVHYDIGMYLFEEDNYELSLEHYLRAIEISPTFTEAYFGIGLLYYTLGDDLNAKRFYRRALECDPEDADVRNNLGLIHYRQGDLLRAEAEITEALRLDPGSPDAHYNLGLVYYRGNDLQSAAAQFLHAVREDPAYTRARFNLGVVYYELGLDALATSAWSIVIRDEPEGALATKARENLATMRGTE, from the coding sequence TTGCGAAGATTGTGGTGGTTCCGCACTGGCTGGCCGCGCGTTGCCTTCCTGGCAGCGCTCTCCCCTCAGGCCGCCATCCCTCCCGCGCCTGCTCCCGCTGCCGCCGGTTACCTTCCGGCGCAGGAGGTGATCTGGAGCGACATGGCCCAGCGCCGCTTCCTTCGCGACCACTGCCACGCCGCCTATCCGGCGGAGGTTCACTACGACATCGGGATGTACCTCTTCGAGGAGGACAACTACGAGCTTTCGCTGGAGCACTACCTGCGCGCCATCGAGATTTCGCCGACCTTCACGGAGGCGTACTTCGGGATCGGCCTTCTCTACTACACACTCGGGGACGATCTCAACGCCAAGCGGTTCTACCGGCGGGCCCTGGAGTGCGACCCCGAGGACGCCGATGTTCGAAACAACCTGGGTCTGATTCACTATCGGCAGGGCGACCTCCTTCGAGCGGAAGCGGAGATCACCGAGGCGTTGCGTCTCGACCCGGGGTCTCCGGACGCACACTACAATCTGGGGCTTGTGTACTATCGGGGGAACGACCTTCAGTCGGCGGCGGCGCAGTTCCTTCACGCCGTGCGCGAGGACCCCGCATACACGCGCGCCCGGTTCAATCTGGGCGTGGTGTACTACGAACTGGGTCTGGACGCGCTGGCCACGAGCGCGTGGAGTATCGTGATCCGCGACGAACCCGAAGGGGCGCTGGCGACAAAGGCCCGCGAGAACCTCGCCACGATGCGTGGTACGGAGTAG
- the aspS gene encoding aspartate--tRNA ligase produces MTLRTQLRTHTCGELREEHTGEEVRLAGWVQRVRDHGGMTFVDLRDRYGVVQLVVHAGEDADEGMAELVRKLRNEFVLSAAGVVTPRAPGTENADMPTGKVEVAVKEMTVVNPAPELPFQVEGAAEAGDELRLKHRYLDLRRLRLQRVFALRHRVSTEARRFLDSREFLEIETPMLVKRTPEGARDYLVPSRIQQGQFYALPQSPQLYKQILMCSGFDRYFQLARCLRDEDLRADRQPEHTQIDLEMSFVDEEDIYGLVEGLMAHLWKEALDVEVETPFPRLTHAESMEMYGSDKPDTRCGPAFFEAADLAAESTSDLFRTVAERGERMKGFRVPGGADWSRRILDELAETASGGGAKGLAWMKVDDGGNLTGGISKFFDGVSGALLGRAEARGGDLLLFVAGPEGVVHASLDLVRREVGRRREWTKGKPPAFLWVNRFPLFEREGDGPWSACHHVFTMPHDECVETLDQDPGRATGKLYDLVLDGVELGSGSIRIHRRDLQERALSVIGVGAEEAERRFGFLLRAFDYGAPPHGGIALGLDRILMLMTGCSSLRDVIAFPKTHRATSPMDESPSVVEEHLLRDLGIRVVPSTDSGDSGSA; encoded by the coding sequence ATGACCCTTCGCACGCAACTGCGCACACACACCTGCGGGGAACTGCGAGAGGAACACACGGGCGAGGAAGTGCGTCTTGCCGGATGGGTGCAGCGTGTTCGCGATCACGGCGGGATGACCTTCGTGGACCTTCGTGATCGGTACGGGGTGGTGCAGCTTGTGGTTCATGCAGGCGAAGACGCGGACGAGGGGATGGCGGAGCTTGTCCGGAAGTTGCGCAACGAGTTCGTGCTGTCCGCTGCGGGAGTGGTCACACCGCGTGCGCCGGGCACGGAGAACGCGGACATGCCCACCGGCAAGGTGGAAGTCGCCGTGAAGGAGATGACGGTCGTCAACCCGGCGCCGGAACTGCCGTTCCAGGTGGAAGGCGCGGCGGAAGCCGGGGACGAACTCCGCCTGAAGCATCGCTATCTCGATCTTCGGCGCTTGCGGTTGCAGCGTGTGTTTGCGCTTCGGCATCGCGTGTCCACAGAGGCGCGCCGCTTTCTGGATTCGCGGGAGTTTCTGGAGATCGAAACCCCGATGCTCGTGAAGCGCACACCGGAAGGCGCCCGCGACTACCTGGTGCCGAGCCGAATCCAGCAGGGACAGTTCTACGCGCTTCCGCAGTCGCCGCAACTCTACAAGCAGATCCTCATGTGCTCCGGGTTCGACCGGTACTTCCAGCTTGCGCGCTGCCTTCGCGACGAAGACCTCCGGGCCGACCGGCAACCCGAGCACACGCAGATCGATCTGGAGATGAGCTTTGTCGACGAGGAGGACATCTACGGCCTCGTCGAAGGGCTCATGGCGCACCTGTGGAAGGAGGCGCTGGATGTGGAAGTGGAGACGCCCTTTCCCCGGCTGACTCACGCGGAGTCGATGGAGATGTACGGCTCCGACAAGCCCGACACGCGCTGCGGCCCGGCGTTTTTCGAAGCGGCGGATCTGGCCGCGGAATCGACATCGGACCTGTTCCGCACTGTGGCGGAGCGCGGGGAGCGCATGAAGGGTTTCCGCGTGCCGGGCGGCGCGGACTGGTCGCGACGGATTCTCGACGAACTGGCGGAGACGGCGTCGGGCGGCGGCGCCAAAGGACTCGCCTGGATGAAGGTGGACGATGGCGGAAACCTCACCGGCGGGATTTCGAAGTTCTTCGATGGAGTGTCCGGCGCGCTGCTGGGGCGTGCGGAGGCGCGCGGCGGAGACCTTCTTCTGTTCGTCGCGGGTCCGGAGGGTGTGGTCCACGCATCGCTGGATCTCGTGCGCCGGGAGGTGGGGCGTCGGCGGGAGTGGACCAAAGGGAAACCCCCCGCGTTCTTGTGGGTCAACCGGTTCCCGCTTTTCGAGCGGGAAGGCGACGGCCCCTGGAGCGCGTGCCACCATGTCTTCACCATGCCGCACGATGAATGTGTGGAGACGCTGGATCAGGATCCGGGACGCGCCACCGGAAAACTGTACGACCTGGTGCTGGACGGCGTGGAGTTGGGTTCGGGCAGCATCCGGATCCACCGGCGTGATCTTCAGGAGCGTGCGCTCTCCGTCATCGGCGTCGGCGCGGAAGAAGCGGAGCGGCGGTTCGGATTCCTGCTGCGTGCTTTCGACTACGGCGCCCCGCCGCATGGGGGGATTGCGCTCGGGTTGGACCGGATTCTCATGCTCATGACGGGTTGCTCGTCGCTGCGGGATGTGATCGCATTCCCGAAGACCCACCGGGCGACCTCTCCCATGGACGAATCTCCCTCTGTGGTGGAGGAACATCTTCTTCGCGATCTCGGGATTCGCGTGGTTCCTTCGACGGACTCCGGGGACAGCGGGTCCGCTTGA
- a CDS encoding sulfite exporter TauE/SafE family protein, which produces MMDSPAWIPALFAAGAVAGFFNTVGGGGSLFTLPLLLLLGLPPQVANGTNRVAIVMQNLVAVPSYARRGFFFPRDALLLVAPALPMALLGAWVAARIDPEPFRLIAAGLLLAVVGTLFVRPASWGRAESSGRSFRPSVMLPLAAVIGFYGGFLQAGVGIPLLALLVLGGGFDLVSANAIKVVVVLLYTVPSVGVFADHAQVDWSVGIPLGAGNMVGAWWGARMAVRRGPKWIRAALVVMAVLAAARLIAG; this is translated from the coding sequence ATGATGGATTCTCCCGCATGGATTCCCGCACTCTTTGCCGCCGGTGCTGTGGCCGGGTTCTTCAATACGGTGGGAGGGGGCGGTTCGCTCTTCACGCTTCCGCTGCTCCTGCTCTTGGGGCTTCCCCCACAGGTGGCGAACGGAACCAACCGCGTCGCCATCGTGATGCAGAATCTGGTGGCGGTGCCGTCGTACGCGCGGCGGGGCTTCTTCTTCCCGCGGGATGCGCTTCTTCTGGTAGCCCCCGCGCTGCCGATGGCGCTGCTGGGCGCATGGGTGGCCGCGCGGATCGACCCGGAGCCCTTTCGCCTCATCGCCGCGGGTCTGTTGCTGGCGGTGGTGGGCACGCTGTTCGTGCGCCCCGCGTCCTGGGGGCGGGCGGAGTCGTCGGGTCGTTCCTTCCGTCCGAGCGTCATGCTGCCGCTGGCTGCCGTGATCGGATTCTATGGCGGGTTCCTTCAGGCGGGCGTCGGCATTCCGCTCCTCGCGCTTCTCGTCCTTGGAGGGGGGTTCGATCTGGTGTCCGCGAACGCCATCAAGGTGGTCGTGGTCTTGCTGTACACCGTTCCCTCTGTCGGGGTCTTTGCCGACCACGCGCAGGTGGACTGGAGCGTGGGGATCCCGCTGGGTGCGGGGAACATGGTCGGCGCGTGGTGGGGTGCGCGGATGGCCGTGCGGAGAGGGCCGAAGTGGATTCGCGCGGCACTCGTGGTGATGGCGGTGCTGGCCGCCGCAAGGCTGATCGCCGGGTGA
- a CDS encoding DUF523 domain-containing protein, with protein MGTQARIVVSACLLGERVRYDGGHCRAEAILRKMGPSVEWVPLCPEADAGLGVPRETIDLVRAGGALRLLGTETRTDHTQAMRRWATKRAKALREAGVDGCVLKARSPSCGVGSARVLDGHGAEHAREDGMFARAVREAMPSLPVAEESDLEEPTALREFLEAVLHHARERAGSTSG; from the coding sequence ATGGGTACCCAAGCGCGCATCGTCGTCTCCGCCTGCCTGCTGGGTGAGCGCGTCCGCTACGACGGCGGGCACTGCCGTGCTGAGGCAATCCTCCGGAAAATGGGACCGTCCGTGGAGTGGGTTCCGCTCTGCCCGGAGGCCGATGCCGGGTTGGGAGTACCTCGTGAGACCATCGACCTCGTGCGGGCGGGGGGTGCGCTTCGCCTCCTCGGCACCGAGACGCGCACCGATCACACTCAGGCCATGCGCCGGTGGGCCACGAAACGCGCGAAGGCACTCCGTGAGGCGGGCGTGGACGGATGCGTTCTGAAGGCGCGGTCACCGAGTTGCGGAGTGGGCAGCGCGCGAGTTCTGGACGGACACGGAGCGGAACACGCGCGGGAAGACGGGATGTTCGCGCGGGCTGTCCGGGAGGCCATGCCGAGTCTCCCCGTGGCGGAGGAGTCGGACCTCGAGGAACCCACCGCCCTGCGGGAGTTCCTCGAAGCCGTCCTCCACCATGCCCGGGAGAGGGCCGGGTCGACTAGCGGGTGA
- the hisS gene encoding histidine--tRNA ligase, with protein MAAFAAPRGTRDLLSPGIARWQEMESAARRVFGAACFQEIRTPVFESTELFERGVGDATDIVGKEMYTFESRSGKRLTLRPENTAGVARAFLEHGMRGRLPMPHKLWYAGPMFRYERPQKGRQRQFHQLGVEILDTASPMADAEAVLVACEFLREVGLSDLVVEVNSLGDGEDRVRYREALVEFLRSVADRLDEDSVGRIETNPLRVLDSKNRETRKALEGAPSILDFLGEDSAEHFAAVKEQLDALGIAYRVVPTLVRGLDYYSRTTFEIQAEGLGAQSTVCGGGRYDGLVEALGGPPVSAVGWALGLERLAMVLDAAKGEPSPEGPTAFLVAIGDEARSDTHLLARDLRRKGVRAEVSFSGAGIGRQMKAADRRGSRFVVLIGGEEATRHAVAVKELETGEQREVPLSELADSLGPEGGGQ; from the coding sequence TTGGCAGCGTTTGCGGCACCGCGCGGGACTCGTGATCTTCTTTCGCCGGGGATTGCCCGGTGGCAGGAAATGGAGTCCGCGGCACGCCGCGTGTTCGGAGCAGCCTGCTTTCAGGAGATTCGCACGCCGGTCTTCGAAAGCACGGAACTGTTCGAGCGCGGAGTGGGAGACGCGACGGATATCGTCGGCAAGGAGATGTACACCTTCGAGAGCCGCTCCGGAAAGCGGTTGACGCTGCGACCCGAAAACACGGCGGGTGTCGCCCGGGCGTTTCTGGAGCACGGGATGCGCGGTCGCCTGCCCATGCCGCACAAGCTCTGGTACGCGGGGCCTATGTTCCGATACGAACGCCCGCAGAAGGGCCGCCAGCGTCAGTTTCATCAGCTTGGGGTGGAGATTCTCGACACGGCCTCCCCCATGGCGGATGCGGAAGCTGTTCTTGTCGCGTGTGAGTTCCTGCGCGAAGTGGGGCTTTCGGATCTCGTGGTGGAGGTGAACTCGCTGGGAGACGGCGAGGATCGCGTGCGGTACCGCGAGGCGTTGGTGGAGTTCCTTCGTTCGGTGGCGGACCGGCTGGACGAAGACAGTGTCGGGCGCATTGAGACCAACCCTCTGCGCGTGCTGGACTCGAAGAACCGGGAGACGCGAAAAGCACTGGAGGGAGCCCCGTCCATTCTCGATTTCCTGGGCGAGGATTCCGCGGAGCACTTTGCGGCGGTGAAGGAGCAACTGGATGCGCTGGGGATCGCGTACCGCGTGGTTCCGACGCTGGTTCGCGGACTGGACTACTACTCGCGCACGACATTTGAGATTCAAGCGGAAGGCCTCGGCGCGCAATCCACCGTATGCGGAGGGGGGCGCTACGACGGGCTCGTGGAGGCGTTGGGCGGGCCGCCGGTCTCCGCCGTCGGGTGGGCGCTGGGGCTGGAGCGGCTGGCGATGGTGCTGGACGCCGCGAAGGGGGAGCCTTCGCCTGAAGGCCCGACGGCGTTTCTCGTGGCGATCGGGGACGAGGCGCGGTCGGACACGCATTTGCTTGCACGCGATCTTCGACGGAAAGGCGTGCGCGCGGAGGTGTCGTTTTCCGGCGCCGGGATTGGTCGGCAGATGAAGGCGGCCGACCGGCGTGGTTCGCGCTTTGTCGTGCTGATCGGCGGAGAAGAGGCGACGCGCCATGCCGTCGCGGTGAAGGAACTGGAAACGGGAGAGCAGCGGGAGGTTCCGCTGTCGGAACTGGCCGACAGTCTGGGGCCGGAGGGAGGCGGACAATGA